ATAAAATGTTTGTCTTTCTCCTACCAGCCAAGGTTTAAGACTTTTTATTTTACTTATCCCACTATCTAAAACTCCTACTGTAACATAGTTTTTACCTTCTTTAGGCATTTTTATTATTGGATTTTCATTTATATTGAAAAAATCTAAATCTATAGAGTACTTTGGCATAGGTTCGATTAATAAAAGAGCTGTGTAATCTTCTAAAATATCTATTTCATCAGTTGTAACATTTTTTATATTATATACAATCATTTCATCTGTATATATAGTCTTACTAAACTCTATATTTAGTTCTTCACATTTTTTTTGAAACACCTCGTTAACTAACCTATCTATTTCATAATCATGATATTTTATTAATTTAACTTTATAATTTTTTTCTTTATCCTTCTTTACAACTTCTGGTTCTAGTTTTTCTATTTTATTGATACAAGAAATCGCATATGCATTTTCATCATAATTAGAAATCTTTTCTCTTATTCTATTCAAATCCTCTTTAGTCGCTATTTTGATTAATAACTCATCTTCTCCACTAAGACCAATAACACTATTTTGAGAATTAACTTTAAATAAACCACTTACTTCACTTCTATGACTCTTAGCCTTTGCAAAGTCATTTATCTTTGTTTTTACAACAGTAGGTATAAAATCTTCCTCCGAAGGTCTCTTATCTAAAACATCTTTAATTAAATTTAAACTATATTCAAGTTGTTTACTTTTTAGTCTTAGATCCTCACCTTCTAAAACCCAACTTGGAAGCTTTCCGTTTCCACCACCTTCTGTTCTACTATTATCAATTTCTCTTTTTGCAAAGAATTTTATTGGTATATTATCCCCCATAATTATTCCTCCTTATTTACTTAATATCTCTCTAACTTTTCTTATAGAAAAATCAAAATATTCTACAATTTCTTTTTGTGTTACACCATATGAATTTAAATATTTAATTAAATTTTCTTCATTTGTAACATTATGATTTTTAAATAAATAGGTTTCATATATAACTTGAATAAATTCTAAACTAGTATTTTTTCTAATTATTGATTTTTTAATTGATGTATATATAATGTTTTTTATATCCGCTGGACTTAGTTCGGTTACTGCATCTATTACATTATCCATCTTCTTATCATTTTCAATAAAATCAACCGGATAATTTTTACAATAACCAATAACTAATTTCTCAATTTGCTTTTTTGATGGCTTACCTAACTCTACAATTTTATAAAATCTTCTCCAAATAGCCGAATCTAGCAATTCATGATGATTTGTAGCAGCTATCAAAATACTTTCTTCATTAAATTCATCAATATTTTGAAGCAAACTATTTACTACCCTTTTTAATTCTCCTAACTCATTTTTATCATCTCTTACTTTTGCAATTACATCAAATTCATCTAAAAATAATATACATGGTCTTTTAGATGCGTAATCAAATATTTTTCTTATATTTTTAGCTGTGTTCCCTAAAAGTGAAGATAATAATGAATCAAACCGTGCTGTTACTAATGGTAACTGTGTTTTATTGCTTATATGCTTTGCTAATGAAGTTTTACCGCACCCAGGTGGTCCATAAAGTAATAAAGTATTACTTACATCAATGCCCTTACTTTTTAGTACATCTCTATATTCAAAAGTTTCAATAAAATCTCTGACCTCTTCTTCTATAAACCTATCAAATATAAGATTTTCACCTATAGAAGTTGGCATCTTTATATCAACTATATCCATCCTACTTTCTTGATCTACAGGTTTAGTAGCAAATGAGTCAAGTGATATCATTCTTGTATTATTATGTTCTATAATATTTAATATCCTTTTAGATAAATTCTCTTGGCCCTCTTTTTTTAAATTCTCAACTAATACTTTTGAATAGTTTAAAACTTTCTCCTTATCCCCCTTAAGTCCACCCTCAATTATCTTAATTAATTCCGTATACATAGTTCATCTCTCCTTGTAATATATATTACTCCTTTATGTTTTTTTAGTCAATGTTTTGTTATTTAATTTATTGTTTTTGTTATTTTAGTATTCATTTTTGTTATTTTAATACTATAACAAATACTAATCTACGGTCAATTATAATTTAATCAAAATAATCGAATGTGATAAATTAATATAATATGTAAATACACCAACCCCCAAATAAGGGACACTATATAAAATAGCATCCCTTTAAAATTACTTCTTAAATAAAGCCCTCCATGTATCTTTACCAACAATACCATCTGCACTTAAACTATTATCCTTTTGTAGTTTTACTACTGCATCATAGGTTCCACTTCCAAAGCTACCATCTGCCCCCCATTTTCCTACACTATAACCTTTATCTATTAATCTTTCTTGAATAATCTTAGTTATGTTTCCTTTTGCCCCTTGCGTAACTATGCAACATTTATTCAATGTTGTATCTCCAAACCAACCATCTTCTTTTATTCTAGCGTGAAATTGAGTATTTAATTCATGCTGTAATCTTTCAACAATCTTTCCATTTATACATAATTTCCATAGAGGTACATTAGAAATACTAGGTAAAGTTACTCCTTTATTATCTGTTAGTCTTGATTTAAACACCCACCACTTAGCCCAGTTATTTGTTGACATATTAGCTGGACAGTTCTTTCTTGAAGCATCATAATGCCTGACTACATTGTCATTATCAATGTTGTATTTAGCTTGTAGTTTTTTAACTAACCATAGAGCATTATTTATAGTAGCATCTGCTATATATCCACCACTATTGCACATTTCAATTCCTATAGAATTATGATTAGTTATTCCATAATTACCATGTCCATCTCCACAGTGCCATGCCGCATTAGAATCTTCCACAACTTGTACAATATTATTTTCATCTACAAAGTAATGTGCAGATGCATTTCTATTTCCTCCTCCAAAATAATTAGCGTTTGCTAAAGCTGTATCTTTATAATTTCCAGTATCGTGCATTACAATAAATTTTATATTATTTCCACTAGAATGATTATAGTTTGATATTTTTCTTGTAATCTCCATGTTATTATCCACCTCATTTAAATTGTATTTTTTAATAATATTTTCAACCTTTTCTATATAGTCTGGAGCAGAGCAGTAACCTCCAACTACTATTGCTTTTATTTGTTCTAGATAATTTGTAGCTTTAAAAACACCAGATTCTGTATACCATTTAGCTTTTAAAAATTTAGCATGGTCCAGTATACTTTCTCTCCAACTTTTATAAATCCTAAAAGGCTGCTTAACTGTTATAATTCCATCATTTGTGTATTCTTTAGTGTCTAAATTAACAGTTTCCCCTGTCCAATCTCTTAAAGCTTTAATACCAAATAAATTGTTGTATTGTTGTGCAAGAGTACTTGTACCCCAACCAGATTCCAGGATAGCCTGACTTATTGTTACACTAGCAAAAATTCCGTATTTCTTTTGCGTTTCTATTGCTGCATCCTTAATTTTTTGAATAAATTCTGTTTGCTTATCCATATAGCAATCTCCTTTTTTATAAAATAAAAGAGCAACAATTACTGCTGCTCTATCTTATTTGCAATGCTATCTACTTTGACTTCTATGTTTTTAATATCTCCTTGCATATGTTCCACAAGCATACGGTTTGTAGTTACAACTTCTGTATTTGATTGATTTAACTTTTCTAAGTTTGTATAAAGTCTTTCTTTATCTTCTTTAGCATCTTGTCGTTGTTGCTCTGTAAGTTGCTTAAGATAAAGTCCTAATCCAATAACACACGCTACTGGAAACCCAAAACTTTGTATTAATTCTGCCATTTTTAATTACCTTCTTCCTGTTTTTTAATATAAAAATAGCGTACAATCTTCATAACTGTACGCTTATCTCCAGTTTTCTAATTGCTCTCTAACATATTGTCTTACCCAATCTTCTGTTACAAAAGCATTCATGTCTTGATCTACTACATTGTGGGCGTCTAATATAATTCCTGTACTAGATATTAATTGTAAGTATCCCTTACCATCGCCACGTTGCTTTGTGCCGATACCATTTACAGAGTTGGTTCTTCCACCATCTATTACAACATAGTCACTTACTTTACTCATCCTAGAACCTATTTCATCCGCATCTATTGTACCAGTCTTTATACAACTTCCATCAATTCTGGTTTCTCCTCTTTCTAAATTTCTAAAAGTTACGTAGCCATCTAAATCAATATTTAATGCCCTCATTCCTATTTTTTTATCACTCATATTTATAGCACTAACCAAAGCATTGCCATTAATTTCTCCTCCATAAACTACTAATGCAATATTATCAGCGTTTTGTTCGATTTTAGTATTGCAATCTTTAATCTTGCCATCAACGTCTCTTATTTGTCCATTTACGGTTGCTATAATACCTTTTTCTGTCTGCTCTATTTTACTATTGCACTTATCTATTTTGTTATTTACTTCTAATGTAATAGAGTTTGCAGTTTGCTCTATCTTTGTATTGGTCTTATTTATTTCTTCTACAGTAAGAGTAATTCTGTCATCTTGTTGCTCTATCTTACTATTAAATTGTTTCTTAGTATTTTCTAAACTTTCTTTTACTTCATCTATAGAATTACTTAGATTACTTAAATCTGTAGATAAATTTTCTTTAAAACTGCCAAGCTCTATTTCTAAATATTTATTTAAAATAGAATCCCACTTATACTTGATTACTTTTTGTCTTATATCTATACCCATCTTTAAGTGTTTAACAGTTACTATATCTCCCAATCCTACTTCTTCTAAGCAACTATAGTTTTTATATTCTTCTGTTTTACTAAGCTCTATAAAATCTACCTTATAATTAGTTTTAGGAATGTCTATATGTTGAATTTGATATAACTCTTGAACTTTTTCTCTAAGCATTCTTTTTACATCTGATTCTGTTATACCTTTTTCGGAATCTACTTTTATATCTCCAAAATGCATATGTCGGATTTTAGGAAACGGATATTTTTCTAAATTAGGAGAATCTATATATTTTTCTTCTAACATAATTACTGAATCATTTTCTGTTAATCCTGTTGGCATAATCCTTGTAACGACTTCACTGTTATCTAAATCTTCTTCTAGTCCTAAAAGGTTCTTCCCATAGCTTATAGTCACATCTTTATCAGTTCCAATACTATTTAATATAGAAATATTAAATTTATCTCTTAATATCTCTCCACCCCATCTGCTTAAAAAGCTATTTTCATTATCTCCTATTAAAGCTTGTATTGGATTTTTTCTAACATAGAATGCATCTGACTTCTCATTTAGATTACTGTTTCCTTTAAAATTATGAGGGTATTGTGTACTGTTTAAAATTCCTTTTATAGCAGTATCACCTTTGACACTTCCAGTTCTATAACTTTCTATAAAATTATCTATTAGATCATAAAAAATATGTTTTGCATATACGCATACAACTCCCATATTTTTAACTGGTCTGTATATACGAAATAATTGATAACCATTAGGAGTGTTAGCTTTCACAATATTATCCTTAATTAAATAATTAGATTTTTTATCGAATATAGGATATTCTAGTTCTAATCCGTAAAAACCATTAAGTTCTTCTTCTACTTCACATCTTATAGCATTGTTAAATACTGCAAGTCCGTTATGGTTAAAGTCTGTTTCCTTTGCATCATATATATTTATTATTTTTATCACCACCTAAAAAAGACAATAAAAAAAGACTTATAAAAGTCATGATCTATTGCCTTTGAATATTTAATTTTACCTTACATATTTTTCTAGTATGCATCAACTTTACTTTTAATTATTTCTTCCTTTTCTTGTTTTGTAATCCACTTAGCTGTTACGAAAATGTCTAAGTCTTTTTCTACATATAATCCCATTAAAAAATATTCTTTTATAAATTTAATCATTAATATTCCCTCCTAATTGTGCAAGCTTAATTAATAAATTTGCATTTAATTCTTGTTGCTTTTTAAGATGTATTTGTAAGTTTGCACTATCTTTTAACAATTTTGAGTTTATTTCTAACTGTTGTTCTTCTTCTGTTAGTTTATCATTAGTAAAATCCCCACCTTCAACTTCAAATATATCCATATTTGATATACCTTGTATTTTCACATTGATTTTATTATCTTTATAACACTCTATTTTATTTTTATATTTAACTATTTTATCAAATTGAAAATCTTTCTTTGTTAATGTATCTTTGAGCCTTTTTTTTTCTATTAATAAGTACATTCTATCACCTCTAAAAACCATATGATTTAGCATTATATACATCTGTAACTTTTGAAGCACAATTTTCAAATTTTGTACCATCACTTATAACAAGTCCTCCAACATTTTTAATCGGATTAGTGTAATTATATATTTTACAACCAAAAATAATACATAAACTTGCAAACGAGTTAATCGCAGTTATATTTTGTTTTTGTTCTGGATTAAACAAACACTCAGTTATATTGCAATGTGAAACTTCAATGTCGCTAAGATCTTTCATTATAACTTGTTGAATTATAAGATTACAATGCCTTATTCTAAAACCTTCAATCACTCCATTAATTATATTTCCAGTACAATTACGCATAGTTAATGTGCCATTGATTTCATGGTTATTTAAGTTTAAGCATCCATGAAAATTATTTATAAATTGAGCATCATTTAAATTTGATTGTAATTTTATTACAATAGGTGTTAAATTAGTTAATAAATTGCGTCTATTTGATTCAACTACTGCACTTGTTAAAGAAGCAAATGGATTATCAAAAGAACCATCTCCGGTTTTGTCATTCCCTTTAAGGGCATTTACATAAATTACGTTGTCTTCTAATGGAACTACTTTTGTTTTAGAAATAAGCTCTTCTAAATTAGT
This Clostridium novyi NT DNA region includes the following protein-coding sequences:
- a CDS encoding glucosaminidase domain-containing protein; amino-acid sequence: MDKQTEFIQKIKDAAIETQKKYGIFASVTISQAILESGWGTSTLAQQYNNLFGIKALRDWTGETVNLDTKEYTNDGIITVKQPFRIYKSWRESILDHAKFLKAKWYTESGVFKATNYLEQIKAIVVGGYCSAPDYIEKVENIIKKYNLNEVDNNMEITRKISNYNHSSGNNIKFIVMHDTGNYKDTALANANYFGGGNRNASAHYFVDENNIVQVVEDSNAAWHCGDGHGNYGITNHNSIGIEMCNSGGYIADATINNALWLVKKLQAKYNIDNDNVVRHYDASRKNCPANMSTNNWAKWWVFKSRLTDNKGVTLPSISNVPLWKLCINGKIVERLQHELNTQFHARIKEDGWFGDTTLNKCCIVTQGAKGNITKIIQERLIDKGYSVGKWGADGSFGSGTYDAVVKLQKDNSLSADGIVGKDTWRALFKK
- a CDS encoding phage tail spike protein, translated to MINIYDAKETDFNHNGLAVFNNAIRCEVEEELNGFYGLELEYPIFDKKSNYLIKDNIVKANTPNGYQLFRIYRPVKNMGVVCVYAKHIFYDLIDNFIESYRTGSVKGDTAIKGILNSTQYPHNFKGNSNLNEKSDAFYVRKNPIQALIGDNENSFLSRWGGEILRDKFNISILNSIGTDKDVTISYGKNLLGLEEDLDNSEVVTRIMPTGLTENDSVIMLEEKYIDSPNLEKYPFPKIRHMHFGDIKVDSEKGITESDVKRMLREKVQELYQIQHIDIPKTNYKVDFIELSKTEEYKNYSCLEEVGLGDIVTVKHLKMGIDIRQKVIKYKWDSILNKYLEIELGSFKENLSTDLSNLSNSIDEVKESLENTKKQFNSKIEQQDDRITLTVEEINKTNTKIEQTANSITLEVNNKIDKCNSKIEQTEKGIIATVNGQIRDVDGKIKDCNTKIEQNADNIALVVYGGEINGNALVSAINMSDKKIGMRALNIDLDGYVTFRNLERGETRIDGSCIKTGTIDADEIGSRMSKVSDYVVIDGGRTNSVNGIGTKQRGDGKGYLQLISSTGIILDAHNVVDQDMNAFVTEDWVRQYVREQLENWR
- a CDS encoding AAA family ATPase codes for the protein MYTELIKIIEGGLKGDKEKVLNYSKVLVENLKKEGQENLSKRILNIIEHNNTRMISLDSFATKPVDQESRMDIVDIKMPTSIGENLIFDRFIEEEVRDFIETFEYRDVLKSKGIDVSNTLLLYGPPGCGKTSLAKHISNKTQLPLVTARFDSLLSSLLGNTAKNIRKIFDYASKRPCILFLDEFDVIAKVRDDKNELGELKRVVNSLLQNIDEFNEESILIAATNHHELLDSAIWRRFYKIVELGKPSKKQIEKLVIGYCKNYPVDFIENDKKMDNVIDAVTELSPADIKNIIYTSIKKSIIRKNTSLEFIQVIYETYLFKNHNVTNEENLIKYLNSYGVTQKEIVEYFDFSIRKVREILSK
- a CDS encoding XkdX family protein, whose amino-acid sequence is MIKFIKEYFLMGLYVEKDLDIFVTAKWITKQEKEEIIKSKVDAY